A stretch of DNA from Micromonospora peucetia:
ACCTTCCTGGTCACCGCACTCCAGACGGACCGTGGTGGCACGGGAGTGGGAGCGTAGCAATCGAAGACATGCCCTTCGACCAGGTAATCAGGTGATCTGTCCGGATCGACGACATCGCTGGTGTTCAGCAGCGCATTCGCGATCTCCTGCTTCGTGGGGTTCTGGTGCACCCGGTAGCCCTTGTCGGCGACTTTGTCGGCGCACTCGTTCTCCAACTCCAGGCCGCGGCGTTCCCTCGGCCTCTCGTTGGCCGGGATCCGGGTGCGTGGTCCGGTCGGTGTGCCGCCGGGGGTGCCGGTGGCCGGCCTGGTCCAGGGCGTGGGGCCGTGGTCGGCGGTCTCTTCCGGCGCGGGAGCGGCGGGGGTCGGATCTCCGGTGGTGGTGGGGGCGGGATCTGTGGTGGTGGGGCTGGTCGGTGTGGTGCCGCCAGCCCTGGTCAGTTTCCCGCCGACCCCAGCTGCCGTGCCTCGGCGATTGCGGTTTCGACCGCCTGTCGGGCAGTGGTGGTGCGTGCGACGATCAGCGTCAGGACCTGCTTGATGTTCTCCAGGGACTGCAGCAGTGGCCCGGGTTGGCCGCCGTGCAGGACGGTGGTGACGAGTTGTCGGGTCTGGTCGAGCTGGGCGATGGTGGCGGCGGCGGTGTCGCGGATGCCGCCGATCGTGTTCTGTACGGGTGCCAGGCCGGCGATCGTCTCGTGCGGGCTGGCTTCCCGTGGAACGGCCATGGTCGTCTTCGTGGCCTCGCCGATGGTGGTCGCGAGGCTGCCCAGGCTGCCCCGGATGGCCGAGATGCCGTCGCGTACGCGGGTCAGGCCGGCGGCCACGGCGGCGAAGCCGGCGCCGAGGGCGCGCAGGGCCGTCTCCTGGGCCTGGTTGTCGGCGACGGACGCCAGGGCCTGTGCCCGGTCGACGCCGGTCGTCAGCGCACGCAGTTCCCCGGTGATCTTCTCGATGTGCGACACGCGGCCGACTTCCCCGATCGACGACAGTGAGGTACCCGAGACTGAAACCTAGCGGCAAGTGCTTGGGGCCACCAGAGAACGGGGCGGGCGGGGCCACCGCTCAGCTCTGCCGGTAGGTCTCCCGGTAGTAGTCGCCGATCTGGTCCCGGTAACCGGGCTGGCCGTACACGTCCGGGTCGAAGGCCGGTGACTTCTTGACCTGGTCGCGGGTGCGGTCCACGTGCACGGTGCGGTCCAGGTGGTCCACCCGCGTCACGGTGCCGGCCGGCAGCAGGACCCGGCGGCCGAAGATCCACGGACCGGTCTCCACCACCAGCCAGCGGGTGTCGGTGTCGTCGCTGGCCTCGTCGACCGAGCCGATCCGCCCGTCGGTGGCCTCCACCCGGTAGCCGACCAGGTCGAGCGGGGTGCCGGGGCCGGGTGCGTCCGGTCCGTCACCGTCGGACTCCGGCCGTTCGGGCGGGGCGGAGTCGGGGGCAGCCCCGGAGTACCCGCCAGCGAGGGCGGACGGGTCGCGCCAGGTCCATGGGTTGAAGGTCGACGGCTGCACGGGGCACCTCCGATGACGGTCTGCGCCGGTCCCGGAAGGCAGTGCCCAGCCCGCGTCCGCGAGAAACAACCGGCAACCGGGCGACCCCGCGATCGATGGCACCGGCACCTACGTCTGACTCTCGCTGGGACCCGCCTGTCTGTTGCGCTTCCAGCGGGGCACGGGCGACGACCGCAGGATGTACGAGGCGGAGCTGGCGCCGTGGTCGGCGTACGGGCGCCCGTCGGCGGCCCCTGACTCCTGCGGCGCCAGGTCCCCTGGCCTGCGCCTCGGGCGTCGGCCGGCCGACCGGGGCGTTCGATCGCGCTGGCATACTTGGCAGTCATGGTGCTGTCGCGCGGCTGGGCGCTCTTCCTCACCGGGGTCGGAATCTGGACCTGGGTGATCTGGCCGAGATTCGCGGTCGCCATCTGGAAGGACCCGCGATCCTGGTCCGCCGGAACAGTCGGGGAGTTTCCGGCCACCGGGTTCCTCTGGATCCACGCCCTGCTGATCGCGGCGTCCCTGGTCATCGGCTCCACCGTCGGTGTGCTCGGCGTCCGCGCCTGGCGGGCGGCCGGCAGGCGTGCCGGCCGCCCGACGTACTGACCAAGGCTGCGTGCCGGGCGGTGAGCATGCGGATCGCCGGCGCCCGTTCCGGGGCTCGGTGCGGGCGGTAGCCGTCGCACCGGCGCTGAGCAGGTGGGATAGCCAGGCGGGAATGATGTGACCGGGGACGCCACCGCCGGATTTGACGTTCAAACCCGCAGACGCGTAACTTTCTCTCTGCCGGCGCGGAACGGGGGCAAACAGGGCGAAAGTCCTGAGCCGTCACACCAAGCTGGCGCCGGGTCGGACAGGGGAAAACTCCTGGATGACACGGCCCCGGGCGGGGCTCACCGGATCTGCCGCGAGGCGGATTTGGCGCAGCGGAGCCGACCGGGTAACGTTCACGGCCGGCAGGGAACCGGGCGAGCTCGCGGGAAACCGCAGAGCGGCCGGTCTGCCAAATCCGATGATCAATCGCAACGGTTCGCCGCTGCGTGCGGTCGTCGGTGCCAACCCGCACGAAGCACGACAGACCGGGACAAACGGTTTGACACGGCGGAGACGGTGAGGTAACGTAGTAAAAGTGCCCGGCGCGAGAGCGGCGGGGATGCGAACGAGATGCCCCGGGTCGGGTGCTCCACGGTGTGGGGTTTCTGGGCGGTGTGTGGTTGTTCTTTGAGAACTCAACAGGGTGCTTGATAAGCCAGTGCCAAAATGATTTATACCCCGGGATTGGTCAGGCTTCGGTTTGGCTGGTCTTGGATTCCTTTGGCAACATTTGTTTGTTGCCGGGACAGTTTTTCAACAAGTTTTTGTTGGAGAGTTTGATCCTGGCTCAGGACGAACGCTGGCGGCGTGCTTAACACATGCAAGTCGAGCGGAAAGGCCCTTCGGGGTACTCGAGCGGCGAACGGGTGAGTAACACGTGAGCAACCTGCCCTAGGCTTTGGGATAACCCTCGGAAACGGGGGCTAATACCGAATATGACCTTATACCGCATGGTGTTTGGTGGAAAGTTTTTCGGCCTGGGATGGGCTCGCGGCCTATCAGCTTGTTGGTGGGGTGATGGCCTACCAAGGCGACGACGGGTAGCCGGCCTGAGAGGGCGACCGGCCACACTGGGACTGAGACACGGCCCAGACTCCTACGGGAGGCAGCAGTGGGGAATATTGCACAATGGGCGGAAGCCTGATGCAGCGACGCCGCGTGAGGGATGACGGCCTTCGGGTTGTAAACCTCTTTCAGCAGGGACGAAGCGTAAGTGACGGTACCTGCAGAAGAAGCACCGGCCAACTACGTGCCAGCAGCCGCGGTAAGACGTAGGGTGCGAGCGTTGTCCGGATTTATTGGGCGTAAAGAGCTCGTAGGCGGCTTGTCGCGTCGACTGTGAAAACCCGCAGCTCAACTGCGGGCCTGCAGTCGATACGGGCAGGCTAGAGTTCGGTAGGGGAGACTGGAATTCCTGGTGTAGCGGTGAAATGCGCAGATATCAGGAGGAACACCGGTGGCGAAGGCGGGTCTCTGGGCCGAAACTGACGCTGAGGAGCGAAAGCGTGGGGAGCGAACAGGATTAGATACCCTGGTAGTCCACGCTGTAAACGTTGGGCGCTAGGTGTGGGGGGCCTCTCCGGTTCCCTGTGCCGCAGCTAACGCATTAAGCGCCCCGCCTGGGGAGTACGGCCGCAAGGCTAAAACTCAAAGGAATTGACGGGGGCCCGCACAAGCGGCGGAGCATGCGGATTAATTCGATGCAACGCGAAGAACCTTACCTGGGTTTGACATGGCCGCAAAACTCGCAGAGATGTGAGGTCCTTCGGGGGCGGTCACAGGTGGTGCATGGCTGTCGTCAGCTCGTGTCGTGAGATGTTGGGTTAAGTCCCGCAACGAGCGCAACCCTCGTTCGATGTTGCCAGCGCGTTATGGCGGGGACTCATCGAAGACTGCCGGGGTCAACTCGGAGGAAGGTGGGGATGACGTCAAGTCATCATGCCCCTTATGTCCAGGGCTTCACGCATGCTACAATGGCCGGTACAATGGGCTGCGATACCGTGAGGTGGAGCGAATCCCAAAAAGCCGGTCTCAGTTCGGATCGGGGTCTGCAACTCGACCCCGTGAAGTCGGAGTCGCTAGTAATCGCAGATCAGCAACGCTGCGGTGAATACGTTCCCGGGCCTTGTACACACCGCCCGTCACGTCACGAAAGTCGGCAACACCCGAAGCCGGTGGCCCAACCCGTAAGGGAGGGAGCCGTCGAAGGTGGGGCTGGCGATTGGGACGAAGTCGTAACAAGGTAGCCGTACCGGAAGGTGCGGCTGGATCACCTCCTTTCTAAGGAGCACCTTCCGACGAAAGTCGGTAAGGAGCCCGCACTGCCCGCATGTGGTGGTGGGGTGCTCGATGGCGGAGACACTGGCGAGTTTTTCTTCGGCAACGGCCGGGGCAACCTAGTACAGCTGCCTTTTGGGGTGGTGGGAACGGATTGTTCTGGTGCGGCTGAGGGAGGATGTAGAGCACCCTGTTGGGTCCTGAAAGAACAACCGGTGGTTGTTTCTTTCGGAGCCGTTGGCGAGCGTGAGCTCGTCGGGCTGCCAGGCATGACCTGGCCTCGCATACCGATCACTGTGGTGGTGCTGGTGTGGGGTGGATCTGGTTGTGGGTTGGTCGTTTGTTGAGAATTGCACAGTGGACGCGAGCATCTTTGTGGTCAAGTTGTCAAGGGCGAACGGTGAATGCCTTGGCACCAGGAGCCGATGAAGGACGTGGGAGGCCGCGATAGGCCTGGGGGAGCTGTCAACCAAGCTGTGATCCCAGGGTGTCCGAATGGGGAAACCTGGCTGGAGTCATGTCCAGTCACCCACACCTGAACACATAGGGTGTGTGGAGGGAACGCGGGGAAGTGAAACATCTCAGTACCCGTAGGAAGAGAAAACAATTTAGTGATTCCGTGAGTAGTGGCGAGCGAAAGCGGATCGAGGCTAAACCGGCTGCGTGTGATACCTGTCAGGGGTTGCGTGGTCGGGGTTGTGGGACCCTGCTGAACGAGCTGACACTTGTTCGAGAAGTTACAAAGTTAGTGGCTAGTCGAACAGTCTGGAATGGCTGACCGTAGACGGTGAAAGTCCGGTAGGTGAAAGTTGCTGACCTTCTGTGGGTGTTCCCGAGTAGCGGCGGACCCCTGTAATCTGCCGTGAATCTGCCAGGACCACCTGGTAAGCCTAAATACTTCCTGGTGACCGATAGCGGACAAGTACCGTGAGGGAATGGTGAAAAGTACCCCGGGAGGGGAGTGAAATAGTACCTGAAACCGTTCGCCTACAATCCGTCGGAGCCTTGCGGGGTGACGGCGTGCCTTTTGAAGAATGAGCCTGCGAGTTAGTGGCATGTGGCGAGGTTAACCCGTGTGGGGGAGCCGTAGCGAAAGCGAGTCTGAATAGGGCGATTCAGTCGCGTGTCCTAGACCCGAAGCGGAGTGATCTAGCCATGGGCAGGCTGAAGCGCGGGTAAGACCGCGTGGAGGGCCGAACCCACCAACGTTGAAAAGTTGGGGGATGACCTGTGGTTAGGGGTGAAAGGCCAATCAAACTCCGTGATAGCTGGTTCTCCCCGAAATGCATTTAGGTGCAGCGTCGCGTGTTTCTTGCCGGAGGTAGAGCACTGGATGGTCTAGGGGGCCCACAAGCTTACCGAAATCAGCCAAACTCCGAATGCCGGTAAGTGAGAGCGCGGCAGTGAGACTGCGGGGGATAAGCTTCGTAGTCGAGAGGGAAACAGCCCAGATCACCAGCTAAGGCCCCTAAGCGTGTGCTAAGTGGAAAAGGATGTGGGGTCGCATAGACAACCAGGAGGTTGGCTTAGAAGCAGCCACCCTTTAAAGAGTGCGTAATAGCTCACTGGTCAAGTGGTTCCGCGCCGACAATGTAGCGGGGCTCAAGCACACCGCCGAAGCTGTGGCATTCACATTTTAACCTCGCTTGGACTTGATTCCTTGTGCAGGTGTGTGGATGGGTAGGGGAGCGTCGTGCCGCGAGTGAAGCAGCGGGGTGACCCAGTTGTGGACGCGGCACGAGTGAGAATGCAGGCATGAGTAGCGAAAGAAGGGTGAGAAACCCTTCCGCCGGATGACCAAGGGTTCCAGGGCCAGGCTAATCCGCCCTGGGTGAGTCGGGACCTAAGGCGAGGCCGAGAGGCGTAGTCGATGGACAACGGGTTGATATTCCCGTACCCGCGAAAGAGCGTCCCTGATGAATCTCGTTGTGCTAACCATCCGAACCGGCGGCGACCTTCGGGTCAATGTTTGGGGAGCGTGGGAACCTGGCGGGTAGTAGTCAAGCGATGGGGTGACGCAGGAAGGTAGCTGAGCCCGGCCGGTGGTTGTGCCGGGGTAAGCGTGTAGGCCGTACCATAGGCAAATCCGTGGTGCATGAAGGCTGAGACGTGATGCCGAGCCGATTCAGGTGAAGTCAGTGATCCTATGCTGCCGAGAAAAGCCTCTAGCGAGTTCTTAGCGGCCCGTACCCCAAACCGACACAGGTGGTCAGGTAGAGAATACCGAGGCGATCGGGCGAACTGTGGTTAAGGAACTCGGCAAATTGCCCCCGTAACTTAGGGAGAAGGGGGGCCGGAGACGTGAAGCCCCATGCGGGTGGAGCGTTGTATGGCCGCAGAGAGCAGGGGGAAGCGACTGTTTACTAAAAACACAGGTCCATGCGAAGAAGTAATTCGATGTATATGGACTGACGCCTGCCCGGTGCTGGAACGTTAAGGGGACCTGTTAGCTCTTCGGGGCGAAGCGGAGAACTTAAGCGCCAGTAAACGGCGGTGGTAACTATAACCATCCTAAGGTAGCGAAATTCCTTGTCGGGTAAGTTCCGACCTGCACGAATGGCGTAACGACTTCCCCACTGTCTCAACCACAGGCCCGGCGAAATTGCATTACGAGTAAAGATGCTCGTTACGCGCGGCAGGACGGAAAGACCCCGGGACCTTTACTATAGCTTGACATTGGTATTCGAATTAGCTTGTGTAGGATAGGTGGGAGCCGGTGAAGTCCATACGCCAGTATGGGTGGAGGCAATCTTGAAATACCACTCTGGTTGATTTGGGTATCTAACTTCGGACCGTTATCCGGTTCAGGGACAGTGTCTGGTGGGTAGTTTAACTGGGGCGGTTGCCTCCTAAAGGGTAACGGAGGCGCCCAAAGGTTCCCTCAGCCTGGTTGGCAATCAGGTGTTGAGTGCAAGTACACAAGGGAGCTTGACTGTGAGACTGACAGGTCGAGCAGGGACGAAAGTCGGGACTAGTGATCCGGCACTTGCGAGTGGAAGCGGTGTCGCTCAACGGATAAAAGGTACCCCGGGGATAACAGGCTGATCTTCCCCAAGAGTCCATATCGACGGGATGGTTTGGCACCTCGATGTCGGCTCGTCGCATCCTGGGGCTGTAGCAGGTCCCAAGGGTTGGGCTGTTCGCCCATTAAAGCGGTACGCGAGCTGGGTTTAGAACGTCGTGAGACAGTTCGGTCCCTATCCGCCGTGCGCGTAGGATACTTGAGAAGGGCTGTCCCTAGTACGAGAGGACCGGGACGGACGAACCTCTGGTGTGCCAGTTGTCCCGCCAGGGGCACGGCTGGTTAGCTACGTTCGGAAGGGATAACCGCTGAAAGCATCTAAGCGGGAAGCTTGCTTCAAGATGAGGTATCCCACCCCACTTTGTGGGGGTAAGGCCCCCAGCTAGACGACTGGGTTGATAGGCCGGAAATGTAAGCCCGGTAACGGGTTCAGTTGACCGGTACTAATAGGCCGAGGACTTGACTACTAAGCTGCTACGCGTCCACTGTGCAACTCTTGGCAAACGAACAACAAACCCACGCGTGTGTGTGGTGTTGTTTGATATGTCGATAGAGTTACGGCGGTCATGGCGGAGGGGAAACGCCCGGTAACATTCCGAACCCGGAAGCTAAGCCCTCCAGCGCCGATGGTACTGCACTCGGGAGGGTGTGGGAGAGTAGGACACCGCCGGACAACTTTTTCAGTTCAGGGTCACCCTTCGGGGTGGCCCTGAACTGCGTTACGGCACCCTTTTCCGCAGGCAGGGCGCGTGGCCCTAGTTGGGAGAGCGACCGTGCATACCGTCGTGGAGCCCCTGCGGGCTCGACCAAGACCGGGTGACCAGATGGAGCGGTTGTTCGCCGACGGTTGGCCCGCATTCATCACCGCCGACCGGGAGGCCAACCGTCACCTCGGCCGGGTGCGGGAGGTGTTCGCCGACCTGGAGCTGGTGCTGCTCGACGGCGACGATGAGCTCGTCGCGGCGGGATGGGGCGTGCCGATCTGCTGGGACGGCGATCCGGCGCACCTGCCCGAGGGCTACAGCGACTCCCTGCGTCTCGCGCTCACCGGCCACGACCATGACGACCATCCCGACACGCTGGTGGTGATGGCCGCCCAGGTCCGCCCGGACCTACGCGGCCAGGGCCTGGCCGGCGCGCTGCTCACGGCCCTGCGGTCGCTGGCCGACCAGCGTGGTTGGCGCCGTGTCATCGCCCCGGTGCGACCCACCCTCAAGGCCCGCTACCCCCTGACCTCGATCGAACGGTTCGCCACCTGGACCCGCGAGGACGGCGCCCCGCTCGATCCCTGGGTGCGTACCCACTGGCGACTCGGCGCCCGGCTGGTCGGCACGGCACCCCGGTCGCAGACGATGACCGGCACCGTCGCCGAGTGGCAGGAGTGGACCGGCATGGTCTTCCCCGACAGCGGCGACTACGTCATCCCCGACGGTCTCACCCCGTTGCGCGTCGACCGCGACCTGGACCAGGGCATCTACACCGAGCCCAACCTGTGGCTCCGACATCGATGAAGTAGGCGTGCAGGCGGGTCGGCGCCGCTGAGTGCCGACGTGCGCCACGAGACACCACCAGAGCGCGGGACTGCGGGGTCCGTGACGTCGGCGGTCAGGCGCGGTACGGGTGAGACGGGGCCCCGACCGGCATGGGTTCGGGCGCGGGGC
This window harbors:
- a CDS encoding PRC-barrel domain-containing protein; its protein translation is MQPSTFNPWTWRDPSALAGGYSGAAPDSAPPERPESDGDGPDAPGPGTPLDLVGYRVEATDGRIGSVDEASDDTDTRWLVVETGPWIFGRRVLLPAGTVTRVDHLDRTVHVDRTRDQVKKSPAFDPDVYGQPGYRDQIGDYYRETYRQS
- a CDS encoding DUF6244 family protein gives rise to the protein MSHIEKITGELRALTTGVDRAQALASVADNQAQETALRALGAGFAAVAAGLTRVRDGISAIRGSLGSLATTIGEATKTTMAVPREASPHETIAGLAPVQNTIGGIRDTAAATIAQLDQTRQLVTTVLHGGQPGPLLQSLENIKQVLTLIVARTTTARQAVETAIAEARQLGSAGN
- a CDS encoding GNAT family N-acetyltransferase, giving the protein MERLFADGWPAFITADREANRHLGRVREVFADLELVLLDGDDELVAAGWGVPICWDGDPAHLPEGYSDSLRLALTGHDHDDHPDTLVVMAAQVRPDLRGQGLAGALLTALRSLADQRGWRRVIAPVRPTLKARYPLTSIERFATWTREDGAPLDPWVRTHWRLGARLVGTAPRSQTMTGTVAEWQEWTGMVFPDSGDYVIPDGLTPLRVDRDLDQGIYTEPNLWLRHR
- a CDS encoding SCO4848 family membrane protein, producing the protein MVLSRGWALFLTGVGIWTWVIWPRFAVAIWKDPRSWSAGTVGEFPATGFLWIHALLIAASLVIGSTVGVLGVRAWRAAGRRAGRPTY